From a region of the Salvelinus alpinus chromosome 2, SLU_Salpinus.1, whole genome shotgun sequence genome:
- the LOC139568681 gene encoding envoplakin-like, with protein MFKKKDSNSLKVSGKISKSTANDLALVIARMQKNSDQVEKNVLRAEELLAVDAENEKKNRPLQHQKVVASNLSEAEGLLNDLFLDVDKAKKCKHPQSSEIESDVSHLHDRWLKDCAFYREIYEPVNDVELKPRIDWASVLNQKQREVNTEEYGPTMADLKKQIAAHNILHKEIEAYSSQLSSSSTSTKEEYAAIKKQYNNLLDNSKWRHHYLSSLYDYMQGCNKELAYLGDEQTKILKQDWSDHMLDPPDVRRQYENFKNNSLLSHESEVNKLQDDGDRLIELKHPASTPIQAQRDSLRNEWQKFLNLCICQETHLDYMEDFKKYQLDVETLSESLSELNSSLKKVEGSTGRSGSAMTLQLEAEESTVQRNEQLLADLRKRSTTIAPLKLRRYPPTRSTTVDSLCDWKTEKAELTRGDKFTLKSNSDVENWDVLTSSGATKTFPGVCFLIPPPDPEAIATVDIHGDVLDDIKKRRAVYLGTVKDKIRCVEEKPVYTAPPSNPKAKAVAGQLDKLDEDLVKAKQGMLSRLRAPLDRSDPTTDLAKRLKEQEKAADALAAMEQPKLEKDVSKGLAAKLQATKDKQDGIAALADLFNKKANASLNLEKQIKKVDGIVSGFEEKLNNDGPIPDVPNAIQARTQEIQSLRKDVAGSQDELKKLGQDLETSEQLCSSLQQGYQEYCPDIHRQGTQVKQLQNRYSNVNNQLKEREGLLQEAAGKNQEFQNTSKSLNSFLKNLPDNKISPSDDLSQVNSKQTSQKRVVDDIKRKGDDLDRVVDLSQDLQNILNEYEVKTDKYSSTLDNVGAKDSKKRHTSTLADTVQNQEKAVVNHYAKTSAENDQQLNQMGFAKNLIAQKHEKQSIEPTLKPTINIKSLQQELSAESDRRSRAETDVANFKTRMLSLKSRKGMHRVEEKEVLEYYRDPKLETDLKDLEDQIHKEALKRSRTQGEIEGVKIKIANFGDDLKCIKPKLVTREVTEFERDPQLDVEASKLKDEIGKINNEVRVKEGEVIQQKTEVTILNATRPNIREKVMKKEVIRLEKDPEMLKAVKTFEKEIADEGHKSKTLNDEIFKTRSQINALERIIPTIQPKMVTREVKKVEQDPELINESKRIRSGLEGEKIETDSLVKEVSQLKIRYSEVGQWKPKVELKEIVNEIYRIDPQTELEIMRLKKDVQDLNKQRSDLQDQITLVMVDLEALRSKKPKVELKEIIQDVVKEERSPENEREIQRLNDQVNHLHHTYNNVEDQINLLRKERDEWKAEKSKVETKLTTKDIFKYEDDPLLEKEADRLRKEVREEQQCRRTTEEMVFDLQNKYIQLERQKPEEKVVVQEVVRLQKDPKQIVEHDKLGRSLDEEVKSRRQLELEMQKLKTLVEEKENILKQSDEHQRKIKVEFELKQIKLRIKELENAPPPVEESIVVEEVLKVERDPRLERMTNGLRSDMDKETNDVLNIQRNIRNTNVKLELLQREKAIEKTVYKEVIRVEKDQAVEAERYRLKGLVSQEKHARQDLEEKIKQLSDKLNRLNGTQSSTSREETSLILARDTLQREKDNLTRELKKLESERQDISVSFQQQTKLMSERSQINRQKSVKMESDVQRLEREILDEKDTIHQKDNTIRELQRDKEKEDHTETRTKETNVSTKITILDPDTGKELSPYEAYLQGLIDRTQYMHLQELECDWEEITSMGPDGETSVLQDRKSGKQYSIKNALRDGKLTQYDLQKYKDGKMPISEFALLVAGEKEKQPKFNSITSKPASSLKSSPTSSAPVPAPKERYPIAGVIDTNTDTCVSIRSAVARKLIESGTAQKLLEAQAATGGIIDISTQERYSVHKAAERGLIDSSQLQRLLNAQKAYTGVEDPTTRERLSVGEAVLKGWMPKETALRYMEVQHLTGGLVNPNNTDRVGIQEAIGNKMIDSTMMRELQDEYNYAKEIVDPTTKDKINYKQAMARCKTDPQSGLLMLPASSKVSGSSYTPTYNSHRFSSR; from the exons ATGTTCAAGAAGAAGGACAGTAATAGCTTGAAGGTGTCCGGCAAGATCAGCAA GTCCACAGCCAACGACTTGGCCTTGGTGATTGCACGGATGCAAAAGAATTCCGACCAGGTGGAGAAAAATGTCCTCCGTGCCGAAGAGCTACTGGCTGTG GATGCAGAGAATGAGAAGAAAAACCGGCCCCTCCAGCACCAGAAAGTGGTGGCAAGCAACCTGTCTGAGGCTGAGGGCCTGCTGAATGACCTCTTCCTGGATGTGGACAAGGCCAAGAAGTGCAAACACCCCCAAAGCAGCGAGATAGAGAGCGA TGTCAGTCACCTCCATGACCGCTGGCTGAAAGACTGTGCCTTCTACCGGGAAATCTATGAGCCTGTCAACGATGTGGAGCTGAAGCCCAGAATCGACTGGGCTTCAGTGCTCAATCAGAAACAG AGGGAGGTGAACACAGAAGAGTATGGGCCCACCATGGCTGACCTGAAGAAGCAGATCGCTGCCCACAACATACTGCACAAGGAGATCGAGGCCTACAGCTCTCAGCTCAGCAGCAGCTCCACCAGCACCAAG GAGGAGTATGCTGCCATCAAGAAACAATACAACAACCTTTTG GACAATTCAAAATGGCGGCACCACTACCTAAGCAGTCTGTATGACTATATGCAGGGCTGTAACAAGGAGCTGGCCTATCTAGGAGACGAACAGACAAAAATCCTGAAACAGGACTGGAGCGACCACATGTTGGACCCTCCGGACGTCCGTAGACAGTATGAG AACTTCAAGAACAACAGCCTGCTGTCCCATGAGAGCGAAGTGAACAAACTCCAGGATGACGGAGATCGACTCATTGAGCTGAAGCACCCGGCCAGCACCCCAATACAG GCTCAGAGAGATTCTTTGCGGAATGAGTGGCAGAAGTTCCTCAACCTGTGCATCTGCCAAGAGACCCATCTGGATTACATGGAGGATTTCAAGAAG TACCAACTAGATGTGGAGACACTATCGGAGTCTCTGAGTGAACTCAACTCTAGCCTGAAGAAAGTGGAAGGCTCAACTGGGAGGAGTGGCTCAGCGATGACTCTGCAACTGGAG gcggaGGAGAGCACGGTGCAACGCAACGAGCAGCTCCTGGCTGACCTGAGGAAGAGGAGCACCACCATCGCCCCTCTCAAACTGCGCCGCTACCCGCCCACCAGGTCCACCACCGTGGACTCTCTCTGTGACTGGAAGACTGAGAAG GCTGAACTCACTCGAGGGGACAAGTTCACCCTCAAGTCGAATTCAGACGTTGAGAACTGGGACGTATTGACCAGCAGTGGGGCAACCAAAACCTTTCCAGGGGTCTGCTTCCTGATCCCACCGCCTGACCCAGAGGCCATTGCCACCGTAGACAT aCACGGTGATGTGCTTGACGACATCAAGAAGAGGAGGGCTGTTTATTTAGGCACAGTGAAGGACAAGATCCGTTGTGTCGAAGAGAAACCCGTATACACAG CTCCTCCGTCCAACCCCAAAGCTAAAGCCGTGGCCGGTCAGCTGGATAAGCTGGATGAGGACCTGGTCAAAGCCAAGCAGGGCATGTTGAGCCGTCTGAGGGCCCCGCTTGACCGCAGTGACCCCACCACCGACCTGGCCAAGAGGCTGAAGGAGCAAGAG AAAGCAGCAGATGCTCTGGCAGCTATGGAGCAGCCGAAGTTGGAGAAGGACGTCTCCAAAGGTCTTGCAGCCAAACTTCAAGCTACCAAGGACAAGCAAGATGGCATCGCAGCCCTGGCCGACCTATTTAACAAGAA GGCTAATGCATCTCTGAACCTGGAGAAGCAGATCAAGAAAGTGGATGGCATCGTCTCTGGCTTTGAGGAAAAGCTGAATAATGATGGCCCTATCCCAGATGTCCCCAATGCTATTCAGGCCCGCACCCAGGAGATCCAG AGTCTGCGTAAGGACGTGGCAGGCTCTCAGGATGAACTGAAGAAGCTGGGCCAGGACCTGGAGACCAGCGAGCAGCTGTGTAGTTCCCTGCAGCAGGGCTACCAGGAGTACTGCCCAGACATCCATCGCCAGGGGACCCAGGTCAAACAACTACAGAACCGCTACTCTAATGTCAACAACCAGCTGAAGGAGAG AGAGGGCCTCTTGCAAGAGGCTGCAGGCAAGAACCAGGAATTCCAGAACACAAGCAAATCTCTGAACTCCTTCCTGAAAAATCTGCCTGACAACAAGATCAGCCCCAGCGATGACCTATCACAGGTCAACTCCAAGCAGACCTCCCAGAAG AGGGTGGTGGATGACATCAAGAGGAAGGGAGACGACCTGGACAGAGTGGTTGACCTTTCCCAAGATTTGCAGAATATCCTCAAT GAATATGAGGTCAAGACTGACAAATACAGCAGCACCCTCGACAATGTGGGAGCCAAAGATTCCAAAAAACGTCACACCTCCACCCTTGCTGATACTGTGCAGAACCAG GAAAAGGCTGTGGTGAACCACTATGCTAAAACATCAGCTGAGAATGACCAGCAGCTCAATCAGATGGGCTTTGCTAAGAACCTCATCGCTCAG AAACATGAGAAACAATCCATAGAACCAACCCTAAAACCAACCATAAACATAAAGAGCCTGCAGCAAGAGTTGAGTGCGGAGAGCGATAGACGCAGCCGTGCTGAGACTGACGTGGCAAATTTCAAAACCAGGATGCTGTCTCTGAAGAGCCGTAAAGGGATGCATCGAGTTGAGGAGAAGGAGGTACTCGAGTACTACCGCGACCCTAAACTGGAAACCGACCTAAAAGATCTGGAGGACCAAATCCACAAAGAGGCCTTGAAGCGCAGCCGTACCCAGGGTGAGATTGAGGGTGTGAAAATCAAAATCGCCAATTTTGGGGACGACCTCAAGTGCATCAAGCCCAAACTGGTGACTAGAGAGGTGACTGAGTTTGAGAGAGATCCTCAGTTGGATGTAGAAGCCTCCAAGTTAAAAGATGAGATCGGCAAGATAAACAATGAGGTTCGAGTAAAAGAGGGAGAAGTCATTCAACAGAAGACAGAGGTCACCATCCTGAATGCTACAAGACCCAACATCAGGGAGAAGGTTATGAAAAAGGAGGTGATTCGATTGGAGAAGGATCCAGAGATGCTCAAGGCTGTTAAAACATTTGAAAAGGAAATCGCAGATGAAGGCCACAAGAGCAAGACTCTGAATGACGAGATCTTTAAAACGAGGAGCCAGATCAATGCATTGGAGAGGATCATTCCCACCATTCAGCCCAAGATGGTCACCAGGGAGGTGAAGAAAGTCGAACAGGACCCTGAGCTCATCAATGAATCCAAGAGGATTCGATCAGgcctagagggagagaaaatTGAGACGGACTCTCTGGTCAAGGAGGTCTCTCAGCTCAAAATTCGGTATAGCGAGGTGGGGCAGTGGAAGCCCAAGGTCGAACTCAAGGAAATCGTCAATGAGATCTACCGCATAGATCCACAAACAGAGTTGGAGATAATGCGTCTGAAGAAAGATGTTCAAGACTTGAACAAGCAGCGTTCTGACTTACAGGACCAGATCACTCTGGTCATGGTCGATCTGGAAGCCCTGCGTTCCAAGAAGCCAAAGGTGGAGCTGAAGGAAATCATCCAAGATGtggtgaaagaggagaggagccctgagaatgaaagagagatacAAAGGCTCAATGATCAGGTGAACCATCTGCACCATACTTACAATAATGTAGAGGACCAGATTAACCTCCTGAGAAAAGAGAGGGACGAGTGGAAAGCAGAAAAATCCAAGGTGGAGACAAAGCTTACGACCAAAGATATCTTCAAGTATGAGGACGATCCGCTCTTGGAGAAGGAGGCTGATCGGCTGAGAAAGGAGGTACGCGAAGAGCAACAGTGTCGCCGTACCACTGAGGAGATGGTGTTCGACCTGCAAAACAAGTACATCCAGCTGGAGAGACAAAAGCCAGAGGAAAAAGTGGTGGTGCAGGAGGTGGTGCGTCTACAGAAGGACCCCAAGCAGATAGTTGAGCATGATAAGCTTGGCAGGAGTCTGGATGAGGAGGTTAAGTCCCGCCGGCAGCTAGAGCTTGAGATGCAAAAACTTAAAACCTtagtggaggagaaggagaacatCCTAAAGCAGAGTGACGAACATCAGAGGAAGATTAAAGTGGAGTTTGAACTGAAACAGATCAAACTGCGCATCAAAGAGCTTGAGAATGCCCCACCGCCCGTCGAGGAGAGTATCGTTGTCGAGGAGGTCCTGAAAGTTGAGAGAGACCCCAGACTGGAGAGGATGACCAATGGTCTTCGCTCAGACATGGACAAGGAAACCAATGACGTCCTGAATATTCAGAGAAACATCAGGAACACCAATGTCAAGCTTGAGCTCCTTCAGCGAGAAAAGGCCATTGAGAAGACAGTGTACAAAGAGGTTATCCGTGTGGAGAAAGACCAGGCTGTAGAAGCAGAGAGATACCGCCTGAAGGGCCTGGTGTCTCAGGAGAAACATGCCAGGCAGGACCTGGAGGAAAAAATCAAACAACTCTCTGATAAACTCAACCGACTGAATGGCACTCAGTCAAGCACTTCTCGGGAAGAGACAAGTCTCATTCTGGCCAGGGACACCTtgcagagggagaaagacaacCTCACCCGGGAGCTGAAGAAGTTGGAGTCTGAGAGGCAAGACATCAGCGTATCGTTCCAGCAGCAGACCAAGCTGATGAGCGAGAGAAGCCAGATCAACAGACAAAAGAGCGTCAAGATGGAGTCTGACGTGCAGCGTCTGGAGAGGGAGATACTGGACGAGAAAGACACGATCCACCAGAAAGACAACACCATCAGGGAACTCCAAAGGGACAAGGAGAAGGAAGACCATACAGAGACCCGGACAAAGGAGACCAATGTCTCCACTAAAATCACCATCTTGGACCCTGATACTGGCAAAGAACTATCGCCATATGAAGCCTACCTGCAGGGACTGATCGACCGTACCCAGTACATGCATCTGCAAGAGCTGGAGTGCGATTGGGAGGAAATAACTTCCATGGGACCTGATGGGGAGACCTCTGTGCTGCAGGATCGCAAGAGCGGCAAGCAGTACTCTATCAAAAATGCCTTGAGAGATGGAAAACTGACCCAGTATGATCTGCAAAAATACAAGGATGGGAAAATGCCTATTTCAGAGTTTGCCCTCCTTGTCGCAGGTGAAAAAGAGAAACAGCCCAAGttcaactcaatcacatcaaaGCCAGCATCCTCGCTAAAGTCGTCCCCTACCAGCAGTGCCCCTGTTCCTGCCCCGAAGGAAAGATATCCTATCGCTGGTGTAATtgacacaaacactgacacatgcGTCTCCATACGCAGTGCAGTGGCCCGCAAGCTGATCGAAAGCGGCACGGCACAGAAGCTGTTGGAAGCGCAGGCTGCTACAGGGGGCATCATTGACATCAGCACACAGGAGAGATACTCGGTCCACAAAGCAGCCGAGAGGGGCCTCATCGATTCGAGCCAACTGCAGAGGTTACTCAACGCCCAGAAAGCCTACACTGGCGTGGAGGACCCCACGACCAGAGAACGCCTGTCGGTGGGAGAGGCCGTCTTGAAAGGTTGGATGCCCAAAGAAACTGCCCTGCGTTACATGGAGGTGCAACACCTGACGGGAGGGCTGGTAAATCCCAACAACACGGACCGTGTGGGCATACAGGAGGCCATTGGAAACAAAATGATTGACAGCACCATGATGAGAGAGCTTCAGGACGAGTACAACTACGCCAAGGAAATTGTCGACCCCACAACAAAGGATAAAATCAACTACAAGCAAGCGATGGCCCGCTGCAAGACAGATCCTCAGTCTGGCCTACTGATGCTACCTGCTTCCTCCAAAGTGTCTGGCAGCAGCTACACCCCTACATACAATTCTCATCGATTTTCTTCGAGATAA
- the LOC139568690 gene encoding signal recognition particle subunit SRP68-like — MALDKQNEGKILPMDENKENKTEDGIGLEILQIIKDSQQQHGLRHGDYQRYRGYCSRRLRRLRKTLGFKCGNRHKFTGKKVTVEMLSDNRYSDNRYLLLVLMEAERAWSYAMQLKQEANTEPRKRFHLLSRLRKAAKHGERLEKLCESPRVDAKTKLEAQAYTSYLSGMVRFELQEWKAATEAFNKCKTIYEKLASAFTEELAVLYHQRVEEISPNIRYCAYNIGDQNAMNELMQMRLSAGGGGGMMAEKLEALITQTRAKQAATMSEVEWRGRTVPVKIDKARIFLLGLGDNEAAIAQAANEETKERLYETLLAECRDTIQAVREELKTEAKQRERSDEASGKVSNLQFLHSYLTYIKLWTVVKRNESMAHMLQAKLKEPQTDENKRGPRPQDLIRLYDIILQSLAELSTLQGLEEDHTFQKEVALKMLVYKAYRCFFIAQSYVLVKKWSEALVLYERVLKYAKEVQSKAKSLNNSLKDLPDVQELITEVNAEKYSLQAAAILDTEDAPEAPARQKVKDNTPLCERLETFHLDPTLVGKQPNLVQFPPDFQPIPCKPLFFDLALNHVAFPPLDDKVEQKGKGGLTGYIKGIFGFGS, encoded by the exons ATGGCCTTAGACAAGCAAAATGAAGGAAAAATATTGCCTATGGATGAGAATAAAGAAAATAAAACGGAAGATGGAATAGGACTGGAGA TTCTCCAGATCATCAAGGATTCCCAGCAACAACATGGCTTGCGACACGGGGATTATCAAAGATACAG gGGATACTGCTCCCGGCGCTTGCGTCGTCTGCGCAAGACCCTGGGCTTCAAGTGTGGCAACAGGCACAAGTTCACTGGGAAGAAAGTGACTGTCGAGATGCTCTCTGACAACCGGTACTCTGACAACAG GTATCTACTGCTGGTACTGATGGAGGCTGAGCGGGCGTGGAGCTACGCCATGCAGCTGAAGCAGGAGGCCAACACAGAGCCCCGCAAGCGCTTCCACCTGCTGTCCCGCCTGCGGAAGGCCGCCAAacatggagagaggctggagAAGCTGTGTGAGAGCCCTCGTGTGGATGCCAAGACCAAACTGGAAGCACAG GCCTACACCTCCTACCTGAGTGGCATGGTGCGCTTTGAGCTGCAGGAGTGGAAGGCTGCCACCGAGGCCTTCAACAAGTGCAA AACCATCTATGAGAAGCTGGCCAGTGCCTTTACTGAGGAGCTGGCAGTGCTGTATCACCAGCGTGTGGAGGAGATCTCACCCAACATCCGCTACTGTGCTTACAACATAG GTGACCAGAACGCCATGAATGAGCTGATGCAGATGAGGCTGagtgcaggaggaggagggggcatgATGGCTGAGAAACTAGAG GCCCTGATCACACAGACGAGAGCCAAGCAGGCAGCCACCATGAGCGAGGTGGAGTGGCGAGGCCGGACGGTGCCCGTCAAGATCGACAAGGCCCGCATCTTCCTGCTGGGCCTGGGAGACAACGAGGCCGCCATCGCCCAG GCAGCCAATGAGGAGACCAAGGAACGTCTGTACGAGACCCTACTAGCCGAGTGCAGAGACACCATCCAGGCTGTGAGAGAGGAGCTGAAGACTGAAGCG AAGCAGCGAGAGAGATCTGATGAAGCCAGTGGCAAGGTGTCCAACCTGCAGTTCCTGCACAG CTACCTGACCTACATCAAGCTGTGGACGGTGGTGAAGAGGAACGAGAGCATGGCCCACATGCTGCAGGCCAAGCTGAAGGAGCCGCAGACGGACGAGAACAAAAGGGGCCCTCGCCCCCAGGACCTCATCCGTCTCTACGACATCATCCTCCag AGTCTGGCAGAGCTGTCCACCCTGCAGGGGCTAGAGGAAGATCACACGTTCCAGAAGGAGGTGGCCCTCAAGATGCTGGTGTACAAGGCCTACAG GTGTTTCTTCATAGCCCAGTCGTACGTGCTGGTGAAGAAGTGGAGCGAGGCTCTGGTCCTGTATGAACGGGTCCTGAAGTACGCCAAGGAGGTCCAGTCCAAGGCTAAGAGCCTCAACAACAGCCTCAAG GATCTGCCTGATGTGCAGGAGCTGATCACAGAGGTCAACGCTGAGAAATACTCGCTTCAGGCGGCAGCCATCTTAG ACACGGAGGATGCTCCTGAAGCACCCGCTCGGCAGAAGGTGAAAGACAACACG CCTCTGTGTGAGCGCCTGGAAACCTTCCACCTGGATCCCACCCTGGTGGGGAAGCAGCCCAACCTGGTCCAGTTTCCCCCTGACTTCCAGCCAATCCCCTGTAAGCCCCTCTTCTTTGACCTGGCACTCAACCACGTGGCCTTCCCACCCCTCGACGACAAGGTGGAGCAGAAGGGCAAGGGCGGCCTGACCGGCTACATCAAGGGAATCTTCGGCTTCGGCAGCTAA